The genomic window AATGGTGAGCTTTTCTTCGTTGAAAGGATTCATTCCCATCCTGGCGTCTTGGTTCGAGGCTGAGGTGTTTGAGGGAGGCAGGGCCGCCGACCCCTCCCTCGTCAGGCTTGACGGGAGCTCCTGCCGGCTGCTCCAGTTCGCCCGGGCGGCCCGCCCTCTGGTCATCAGCTTCGGCAGCAACACCTGACAGCCGTTCCGGGCGAAGTTGGACGTGGTCAAGCGGATCATGTCGGACTTCGCCGCCGTGACCGACTTCGTGGTGGTGTACGTGGCCGAGGCGCACCCCACGGACGGCTGGGCCATGAGCGGTAACATGGACATCCGGCAGCACCGGAGTCTGGAGGAGAGACTGGCGGCGGCGGAGATGCTGGCTCTGCACGACATCCCCTGTCCTGTCCTGGTGGACACCATGGACAACGGCGCCGCACGCGCCTACGCAGCGATGCCGGACAGGTGAGTTTATACACACCTGTTGATCATACTTCCACCACAGGATAAATCTAACCAACGTTGTGCCTTCGTGCGTTTTTAACACAATAACAGCATATACTTTTTTTGGCGACTCATCAAGGGCGGAGGTGTATAGTGAAAGCCGGTTCGCggttccaactgcgcatgcgcagctggGTGTATTCTAGACGATATGTCAAAGGTGCAGGCCCCTGATACATAAACAAAAGACTCTAGAAAAGCATGGTCGAGACAAGAGCTGTTTTAATACAAAGAAGCCTTTAGAAGGGACCTTTACCTTTAACGTATTACCCACAGTGCATCTCGCTGCGCCTGCGCAGTTGGAACGGTTAACCGGCttatgtagattttttttcatttgtccCTTATCACTGTGATTTTGCTTATAGGTTGTACATCGTGCTGGACGGAGTGTGCGTCTACAAGGGCTGGCCGGGTACGGCTGGCTACCAGCCGGAGGCGGTCCGTGACTGGCTGCAGAAATTCTCCGGATAAAGCAGAAGGACTGGAAGTTTCTTTGGGGTTTTGATGGCAATACATAGTTTCAGTTTACACACCTTTATCTGTTTCGTTAGGTCACTCTGGATAAAGAAGTTTTGATGAGAAGGCATCCCTCTATCTGTTCCGTTAGATCATCTCTGTCTAATACTTACACACAATAGGAATATATTTCAAAGATAGACTGAAAAAAATGCAGTTTGAAAGACGGTCTTGATGATTTGGAAAGTTTAATAGATGAATTAGTGCAACAATAGTACAGGGTAACACATCATGTAATGTTAGACTTCAATGTTAGACTtcaatgaaagtttatttgaTCACGTACTCTTTATTATGCTGCAGTTCCTGAATGATCGTAGAGTTTATCAGGGAGCTTTTTTTCAGCTATTGATTTTTGACGTTGTAACATGTTGTCTGAGAACGATCTGGCCAGTTCCACGTCGTTTGTTGATCGTCAGGAAAATATAATTGCAAATCAGACGCGAAATGGTCCTATTCTAGCTGGGGACAGCATTAGAGAAGTCAAGGTGGGTGCGTGGTGAGAGAGCATGATGGTCTCGCCGGAAACGCCTAGGGCGCCGGTGAGAACCTGAGAACGATGCCACCACGGGTTCACCTCGGCTTCGCTCTGGAGTTCAGTTCAGCTGTGGAACCTGTCAATAAACGTAACACTTCTAATAAAGATATCAAAACGCTGATGCTGCAATAAGACAACTGTGTGATGTCATGATTTCTATTTACAATGATGCATTTGCAGATAACACATTTCTATTATACCTTTTTTGACAGAGAAGTCTAGTCATACAGGGCGCACATATTGAAGGCGCATGTCTCTCTTGAAACTTAAGGGTATCTCTTATGTAGTGTACATCTCAAGGTATCAAGAAAGTCCTGTGACTGTTCGATGACAGTCACTTATGACTGCCTCAATATATCTGCTCTATAAGGACTGCGCTGAAGAAAGACAACCTCATTCCTTCAAGTTGTCGATAAAAGAAGATCTACTTGCTTCCTTTGCTGCTGACAGTGTCGGCCTGTTATGGGGAGAATTGTCTGATCTCGTTGCCATCTTGTTTGGACTGTGGTCTGACGATGCGCAAGGAGCCCAGCGTCTCGCCGGCCTCGGTAGTCACACTCCCCCCGTGCAGGAAGGCGCCGGGCTTCGGCATAACCGCGGCTGACACCAGCATCGGCGCCGTGTCCTCTTCTTCTGTGTCCGGGTCTCGTGTAGGAATAAAAAGGAACGAGTATTACATTCCTTATCTTGCTCTCCAAAGCTAGATATAAATGTgaacttgaatttgaaaaatataccctagtacagaaacagcaaggaaacttgctgacctatgtgccccTGGACACTGCAAGGTGTCACAAAGAAAGTTCATGTAccgtgaaatagcgatttagttgtataagacattcatctcctcatcatgtaattgtataattgacatatatatacgactccctattgtatctcctgttgatattatctacctcttacaatattatatagatagtgtTTTCATGTAgcttgaaatggagcattgtacagcctagaacctaaccattgtatagcatagaacctccctgtagtttttagtagtttgacataagtagccagtagtattttatttttgccttacattgtacctgttacaatcgttgtgcaataaactttgacttgacttgtacaTCACTAAGACGTCCTCACCTGTGCAGACTCCCCTTTTCCCGTAACACCTGTACAGCAGGTAGAACAGGACGAAGCCGACCAGACAGCAGACCGTGAGGGAGCGGAAGAGCCCCACGGCGCCGTAGTGGTGGAACACCGGCCCGCTCACCAGGTTCCCGACACCGTAACCTGTGGAGAGGGCGAACATTCCATTTGAGTattgttagtctctaccagactccttgGGGTCCTAGAATATAGTACAAATCGGCCAAGCAGGCTGAATAATGCGGCACTGTGTGCCAGAGACGATAGCCAACCAAGGTGTGTAAGTCCTTGGCCGACTCTTAGCTTCCCTCGCAGACCCTCTAGATAATCTAGGAGCGCCGGCGTTTTTTTTAAAGGGAGGTGGGGGTggggcgctgattcgcgattttcaacataagTGCGCGAAAACAATTTCCACTGGCATTTAGAGAACcaggcccatgttgaaaatcagcgctctccccccccccccaaatcagCGCACCCACCCCCGCCTCACCCCTTAAAtcaaagaacccccccccccccccccaaaaaaaaacgtcGGCGCTAGGGTCTGTGAAGGAGGCGAGACTCTTCTGGCCTATTTGTCCAGTTCTTGCTACTTTCCAGTGGCCCATTGAGTCAGGTAGAAACTAGCGAATTATTGCACACTGACCTGGGAACTTTTACTGAAAATGCACATACTAGTAATCTATCGATCATATCATTCATGTGTAACGTCACATATCTATTTCAAAAAATGACATTAGCCCTCACCGAGTCCATAGAAAGTTGCGGAGACGATGCCCTGAGCGACCGCCTGTAGGTCGTCCCGGGCGGAGACGCTGGCGTATGACGTCGCCGCCGTCCACGTGATCGCCTGGTACCCGTGTATGACGTCAATAAGCACCGCCCACCACGGGTTCCCTATGAGGGAGTACCCCAGGAAGTTGAGCGCGAACACCACGAAGCTGAGCTGCAGGGCCCACACGTGCCCGATCTTGTCTATGAACCACCCGGAGACGAGGAACAGCGGGACCTCCACCAGGGTCCTGACGAACATGTTGATG from Branchiostoma lanceolatum isolate klBraLanc5 chromosome 4, klBraLanc5.hap2, whole genome shotgun sequence includes these protein-coding regions:
- the LOC136433899 gene encoding type I iodothyronine deiodinase-like, with translation MSDFAAVTDFVVVYVAEAHPTDGWAMSGNMDIRQHRSLEERLAAAEMLALHDIPCPVLVDTMDNGAARAYAAMPDRLYIVLDGVCVYKGWPGTAGYQPEAVRDWLQKFSG